One genomic segment of Candidatus Cloacimonadota bacterium includes these proteins:
- a CDS encoding VWA domain-containing protein, whose product MNIHNVHILYLLLLVPLFIWLILRMKKAYESKFRHYAHQDFLDVYLAKRSPFYNGLKLFLLLAAFSLIIVALARPQWDFSEQEMSNMGMDIIFAIDISRSMEATDISPDRLTRSILQVSAFCDQLDSDRLGIISFAGSATVECPLTDDHEAVKMVLSSLSTDSAARPGTDIGRALDLARSAFNAGAGGGVLILISDGEDITGNTISKARDLASDGVRIYSMGVGSEAGAVIINPYTGAEHVSKLDTETLQRIARVSGGEFYHITPSASEIQLLLSRIYQSEKEHISSHRVSMYKEQYHIFVIAALLIIALESMILPYRKQIRDLKL is encoded by the coding sequence ATGAATATCCACAATGTGCACATCCTTTATCTGCTGTTGCTCGTTCCGCTGTTCATATGGCTGATTCTGCGGATGAAGAAAGCCTATGAGAGTAAGTTCCGGCATTATGCCCATCAGGACTTTCTGGACGTATATCTGGCAAAACGCTCTCCGTTCTACAATGGGTTGAAGCTGTTTCTTCTGCTAGCGGCTTTCAGCCTGATAATCGTGGCGCTGGCGCGTCCGCAATGGGACTTTTCCGAGCAGGAAATGAGTAATATGGGCATGGACATCATCTTTGCCATTGATATATCGCGCAGCATGGAAGCTACAGACATCAGCCCCGACAGGCTCACCCGCTCCATACTGCAGGTATCAGCTTTTTGTGATCAATTGGATTCAGATCGCTTGGGCATTATCTCCTTTGCGGGGTCAGCTACTGTGGAATGCCCGCTCACGGATGACCACGAGGCAGTAAAAATGGTATTAAGCAGCCTCAGCACGGATTCTGCAGCACGACCGGGAACGGATATCGGCAGAGCGCTGGATCTAGCCAGATCAGCTTTCAATGCAGGTGCCGGAGGCGGAGTATTGATCTTGATCTCAGACGGGGAGGATATCACTGGCAATACTATCTCCAAAGCTCGTGACCTTGCCAGCGACGGAGTGCGGATCTACAGCATGGGAGTAGGCTCTGAAGCGGGAGCGGTGATCATCAATCCCTACACCGGAGCAGAACACGTCAGCAAGCTGGATACCGAGACTTTGCAACGTATTGCCCGAGTGAGCGGGGGAGAGTTTTACCACATCACGCCATCCGCATCCGAAATCCAACTGCTGCTGTCTCGCATATACCAAAGCGAGAAAGAGCATATCAGCAGTCACCGGGTATCTATGTATAAAGAGCAGTATCACATATTTGTGATTGCCGCGCTGTTGATAATCGCTTTGGAAAGCATGATACTGCCGTATAGAAAACAGATAAGGGATCTAAAGCTATGA
- a CDS encoding VWA domain-containing protein produces MFRFAQPLYLLFLIMIPAYLYLELVLRKPSKLSLPASRLNILLQIKGNRGMGALLYPVLRSLILLFLILALARPQWGSNSRLFQKQGVDIVIALDVSGSMLALDFLPQNRLGAAVKVAKDFVSGRPNDRFSLVAFSEYAITASPLTYDHAAVMSALDHLQVNMEASGTAVGMGLAKAVARLKDSQAKSRIVILITDGVSNTGEIDPISAAKMAAALGIKVYPIGVGSGGMVPFPYADPFFGNRNIPTLIELDMESLDRIATITGTKQASKATDAGELRKIMQELDTLEKSDLSSKLNYRWDDRFGIMLWIALLLLGLEIVLKSWIIPVLPE; encoded by the coding sequence ATGTTTAGATTTGCTCAGCCCCTGTATCTTCTTTTCCTGATAATGATTCCAGCATATCTGTATCTGGAATTGGTCTTGCGTAAGCCATCCAAGCTGTCCTTACCCGCCAGTAGGTTGAATATTCTTCTGCAGATCAAGGGTAATAGGGGGATGGGAGCCCTGCTGTATCCGGTGCTGCGTTCTCTTATCCTGCTCTTTTTGATCCTTGCTCTGGCCCGACCGCAGTGGGGGAGTAATTCACGCTTGTTTCAGAAGCAGGGCGTGGACATCGTGATAGCCCTGGACGTGAGCGGTTCGATGCTGGCATTGGACTTTTTGCCGCAAAACAGGTTGGGAGCAGCGGTAAAGGTAGCCAAAGACTTTGTGTCCGGACGGCCTAATGACCGTTTTTCACTGGTCGCTTTTTCCGAATATGCCATCACTGCCAGTCCATTAACCTATGACCACGCTGCCGTGATGAGTGCTTTGGATCATTTGCAGGTAAATATGGAGGCTTCCGGAACAGCAGTGGGAATGGGGCTTGCTAAGGCTGTGGCGCGATTGAAAGACAGCCAGGCAAAATCACGCATAGTGATCCTGATCACGGACGGAGTGAGCAATACCGGAGAGATAGACCCCATCTCAGCTGCGAAGATGGCGGCTGCATTGGGCATCAAAGTGTATCCCATCGGAGTGGGCAGTGGTGGAATGGTGCCATTTCCGTATGCCGATCCCTTCTTTGGAAATCGCAATATTCCCACATTGATCGAGCTCGATATGGAGAGCTTGGACAGGATAGCCACGATCACCGGGACCAAGCAGGCTTCAAAGGCCACTGATGCCGGTGAACTGCGCAAGATCATGCAGGAACTGGACACTTTGGAAAAGAGCGATTTGAGCAGCAAACTAAACTATAGGTGGGACGATAGATTCGGCATTATGTTGTGGATTGCCCTGTTGCTGCTGGGTCTTGAGATAGTCTTGAAAAGCTGGATAATCCCGGTTCTGCCGGAGTAG
- a CDS encoding DUF58 domain-containing protein, which translates to MHLVSTADLIKKIRRLEIQTKNMVNEIFSGEYHSSFRGQGLEFSEVREYQPGDNYRDIDWNVSARLGLPYIKKYRETRELNVVFLVDISASQFLGTSYALKKERIAEIVATLAFSAVANGDRCSLILYSDVLERYLPPRKGRNRALEIIREILYYEPSGKGTSLEGACRYAAKILNKRAIVFLLSDFLDGGYEKAMGILAKKHDLVAMQILDNSELELPNAGILRLQDPESGRVAYINSSDRKLREAYKARVNLEQEKLAASLKKMGCDHLLFKNGDSYVKVLRQFFALRNKRRMK; encoded by the coding sequence GTGCATCTGGTAAGCACTGCCGATCTGATCAAGAAAATACGCCGCCTGGAGATCCAAACCAAAAACATGGTAAACGAAATCTTCAGCGGTGAGTATCATTCCAGTTTTCGGGGACAAGGGCTGGAATTCAGTGAAGTACGCGAATATCAGCCCGGAGACAATTACCGGGATATAGACTGGAACGTATCGGCCCGGCTGGGATTGCCATATATAAAGAAATACCGGGAAACCCGCGAACTGAATGTAGTGTTTTTGGTGGATATCTCGGCTTCGCAGTTTCTGGGTACATCCTACGCGCTGAAAAAGGAGCGTATCGCGGAGATCGTGGCCACATTAGCGTTTTCTGCAGTGGCGAATGGCGACCGCTGTTCACTAATCCTGTATTCCGATGTGCTGGAACGGTATCTGCCACCGCGAAAAGGGCGCAACAGAGCCCTGGAGATTATCAGGGAGATTCTGTATTATGAGCCTTCAGGTAAGGGTACGTCCCTGGAGGGAGCGTGCCGCTATGCCGCCAAGATACTGAATAAACGCGCGATAGTATTTCTGCTCTCGGACTTTTTGGATGGCGGTTACGAGAAAGCGATGGGCATCCTGGCCAAAAAGCATGACTTGGTGGCGATGCAGATCCTGGACAATAGCGAATTGGAACTCCCGAATGCGGGCATTCTGCGGTTACAAGACCCTGAAAGCGGGAGAGTGGCATACATCAATAGCTCGGATCGCAAACTGCGGGAAGCATACAAAGCGCGAGTGAATCTGGAGCAGGAGAAACTGGCGGCGAGCCTGAAGAAGATGGGCTGTGATCATCTGCTGTTCAAAAACGGCGATTCCTATGTGAAAGTGCTAAGGCAGTTCTTTGCTCTAAGGAACAAACGGAGGATGAAGTGA
- a CDS encoding MoxR family ATPase, which translates to MLIEEIREKVEESSLALRDVRQEIAKAVIGQDAIISRLLIAILADGHVLIEGVPGLAKTLIVSSLASSLDASFARIQFTPDLLPADITGTLIFNQKTAEFSPKKGPIFANFILADEINRAPSKVQSALLEAMQERQVTLGDHSECLPTPFFVMATQNPIEQEGTYPLPEAQVDRFMMKLIIRYPSMEEERRIMQLMVDPKPVDIRPVLNPAQILKMREVMHMVFMEDKLNDYILHLVMATRHPERYPRLSNLGPLISYGVSPRASINLARAAKAHAYMEGRAYVIPDDIKTIGKDVLRHRIVLSYEAEAEEIKSEEIISRILDEIEVP; encoded by the coding sequence GTGTTGATCGAAGAGATTCGCGAGAAAGTGGAAGAGAGTTCTTTGGCTCTGAGAGACGTACGGCAGGAGATCGCGAAAGCGGTGATTGGCCAGGATGCCATCATCAGTCGCTTGTTGATTGCGATACTGGCGGATGGGCATGTATTGATCGAAGGAGTTCCGGGATTGGCTAAAACCCTGATCGTGAGCAGTTTGGCCAGCAGCCTGGACGCCAGCTTTGCCCGGATTCAGTTCACTCCAGATTTATTGCCGGCAGACATCACCGGCACCTTGATCTTCAATCAGAAAACTGCAGAGTTCAGTCCCAAAAAGGGGCCGATCTTTGCCAATTTTATCCTAGCAGACGAGATCAACCGCGCACCGTCGAAAGTGCAATCCGCCTTACTGGAAGCCATGCAGGAGCGGCAAGTGACCTTGGGCGACCACAGTGAATGTCTACCTACGCCATTCTTTGTGATGGCAACCCAGAATCCCATAGAACAGGAAGGCACTTATCCTTTGCCGGAAGCTCAGGTGGATCGCTTTATGATGAAGCTGATCATCCGCTATCCCTCCATGGAAGAAGAGCGTAGGATAATGCAACTGATGGTGGATCCGAAGCCGGTGGATATTCGCCCCGTTCTGAATCCCGCTCAAATATTGAAGATGCGGGAAGTGATGCACATGGTGTTTATGGAGGATAAGCTGAACGACTATATCCTGCATTTGGTGATGGCTACCCGGCATCCGGAGCGTTATCCGCGCTTGAGCAATCTTGGCCCCCTGATCAGCTACGGCGTAAGTCCCAGAGCCAGCATCAATCTGGCGCGGGCAGCAAAGGCTCATGCCTATATGGAAGGACGCGCCTACGTGATCCCGGACGACATCAAAACCATCGGCAAGGACGTGTTGCGCCATAGAATAGTGCTTTCTTATGAGGCTGAGGCCGAAGAAATCAAAAGTGAGGAGATCATCAGCCGCATTCTGGATGAAATCGAAGTACCATAA
- the rpmB gene encoding 50S ribosomal protein L28: MSKICDVCGKTAQVGNHRSHAVNATKRRFFPNLHEVRATIDGGTKRVKVCSSCLKANKVRKAVSR; encoded by the coding sequence ATGTCAAAGATATGCGATGTCTGCGGAAAGACAGCTCAGGTTGGTAATCATCGCTCACACGCGGTGAACGCTACTAAGCGTCGTTTCTTTCCGAACTTGCACGAAGTCCGCGCCACTATCGATGGCGGTACCAAGCGTGTAAAAGTCTGTAGCTCTTGCCTTAAAGCAAATAAAGTCCGTAAAGCCGTATCCAGATAA
- a CDS encoding ATP-binding protein: MTNKDNCDKVGIFRGLTEAQISEFSSELERVKYAKGAQIITENDSADTLFFICKGKVKISKGLKNIETPSADLTTLESGEFFGEMGIINDETRSATVVAMEDVELLVIPRDLFLRISFKYPEIMFNLMQTLSGRLRDTNERFASLMDEMISKNRLMAIGMAASKIIHDLKTPLTVIVLTAQLIENLFPGSNEFTQSIVKQTRLIDQLVREILDFARGVESSPLIQKVNLSDFFDDLKEINDTTLKGRNISFVTENKVKDYVHFDENKIRRVLMNLIKNSSEAMTTDGEIKLTASLASGWLQISVMDNGPGVPPAIRDKIFEPFVSEGKQYGTGLGLPICRKLVQEHRGRLEYIPLEQGGSRFDIRIPQSIK; this comes from the coding sequence ATGACGAATAAGGACAATTGTGATAAAGTGGGAATCTTCAGAGGGTTGACCGAAGCCCAGATCAGCGAGTTTTCTTCGGAATTGGAGCGGGTGAAGTATGCCAAGGGCGCTCAGATAATCACAGAGAACGATTCTGCGGACACTTTATTTTTTATCTGCAAGGGGAAAGTGAAGATCAGCAAGGGTTTGAAAAATATCGAAACTCCTTCTGCTGATCTTACCACTTTGGAGTCGGGCGAATTTTTCGGGGAGATGGGCATCATCAACGATGAGACTCGCAGTGCCACAGTGGTTGCTATGGAGGATGTGGAACTGCTTGTAATCCCCAGAGACCTTTTCCTGCGTATCTCTTTTAAATATCCAGAGATAATGTTTAATCTGATGCAGACTCTTTCGGGACGTTTGAGGGATACAAACGAGCGTTTTGCCAGCCTGATGGATGAAATGATCAGTAAAAACAGGCTGATGGCCATAGGCATGGCTGCCAGCAAGATCATACACGATCTGAAAACGCCGCTCACGGTGATTGTGCTTACCGCACAACTGATCGAGAATCTCTTTCCCGGCAGCAATGAATTTACCCAAAGCATTGTAAAGCAGACCCGCCTGATAGATCAATTGGTTCGCGAGATCCTGGATTTTGCCCGGGGAGTGGAAAGCAGCCCTCTGATCCAAAAGGTGAATCTCAGCGATTTCTTCGACGACTTGAAAGAGATCAACGACACCACTTTGAAGGGACGCAATATCAGCTTTGTTACCGAAAACAAAGTGAAGGATTATGTTCATTTTGACGAGAACAAGATCCGCCGCGTATTGATGAATCTGATCAAGAATTCCAGTGAAGCGATGACCACCGATGGCGAGATAAAGCTAACTGCCTCTTTGGCTTCGGGTTGGCTGCAGATCAGTGTGATGGACAATGGTCCCGGAGTGCCACCAGCGATACGGGACAAGATATTTGAGCCTTTTGTATCCGAAGGAAAGCAGTATGGAACCGGATTGGGTTTGCCCATCTGTCGCAAGCTGGTTCAGGAACACCGCGGCCGCTTGGAATACATCCCCCTGGAGCAAGGGGGTAGCCGCTTTGATATCAGGATTCCACAGAGCATCAAATAA